One Candidatus Thiopontia autotrophica genomic window carries:
- a CDS encoding bifunctional protein-serine/threonine kinase/phosphatase: MEYISAGQHSLAGQKPANDDACNYAIPDGAQLFSKGVVAAIADGVSSSAGAADASSASVQGFISDYYSTPDSWTVSTSASKIFSALNHWLLGQGQQLFSREGELVTTLSTLVIKSSTASIFHVGDSRIYHWREGQLEQITRDHRVCGRGEKEYLGRAMGINTHIEVDVHRIAVRAGDAFLLCTDGIHDFLSDREINHLIHQDLDSPQPLTEKICQQALESGSNDNLSCQFLLINQLPEEDDQSHYQKLQSLPFPPDLSPGMEIDGYRILRELHSSPRTQVYLALDLKAEKSDPSSGEVVIKTPSVNFEDDSTYLETFQHEEWIGLRLHSNHVLKIHDIRERRRFLYTATEYINGITLRQWMSDHPNPSLVEVRQIAEQIIHGMRTFHRMEMVHRDLKPENIMIDTHGTVKIIDFGSTRISGVEEIRSPVDYSRIHSTRNYTAPELFQGNAGSPLSDQFSLAVILYEMLCGKLPYGDLGDHPSTRKAVQKIHSRHFTAPHHYRDDLPDWISSTLRKALSPSPVDRYPALSEIPIDLRQPNPSFQQESFQPLIERDPLVFWRTLALVLALANLILLTLLGT, from the coding sequence TTGGAATACATCTCGGCAGGACAACACTCATTGGCCGGCCAGAAGCCGGCCAATGATGATGCCTGCAACTACGCCATCCCTGATGGAGCACAGCTCTTCAGCAAAGGGGTGGTAGCTGCCATTGCCGATGGTGTCAGCTCCAGTGCCGGTGCTGCTGATGCAAGCAGTGCCTCTGTTCAGGGCTTTATCTCCGACTACTACAGCACCCCCGATTCATGGACTGTTAGCACCTCGGCAAGCAAGATCTTCTCCGCCCTGAACCACTGGCTACTCGGACAAGGTCAACAGCTCTTCTCCAGAGAGGGGGAGCTGGTCACAACCCTCTCAACGCTGGTGATCAAATCCTCAACTGCCTCGATCTTCCATGTGGGAGACAGCCGAATCTACCATTGGCGCGAAGGGCAACTGGAACAGATTACTCGTGACCACCGGGTCTGCGGGCGTGGCGAGAAAGAGTATCTGGGGCGCGCCATGGGGATCAATACCCATATTGAGGTGGATGTGCACCGGATAGCAGTCCGTGCAGGAGATGCCTTTCTGCTCTGTACCGATGGCATTCATGATTTTCTCTCCGACCGGGAGATAAATCATCTTATCCATCAGGATTTGGACTCTCCCCAGCCCCTTACAGAGAAGATCTGCCAACAGGCGCTGGAGAGTGGCAGTAATGACAATCTGAGCTGTCAGTTTCTGCTCATCAACCAGCTCCCGGAAGAGGATGATCAGAGCCACTACCAGAAACTCCAGTCACTCCCTTTTCCTCCCGATCTCTCCCCTGGAATGGAGATTGATGGTTACAGGATTCTTCGAGAGCTCCACTCCAGCCCCCGTACACAAGTCTATCTTGCACTGGATCTAAAAGCAGAAAAGAGTGATCCATCCTCTGGTGAGGTTGTGATCAAGACCCCATCCGTCAATTTTGAGGATGACTCAACCTACCTGGAGACCTTTCAACACGAGGAGTGGATTGGGCTACGCCTCCACTCCAACCATGTTCTCAAGATCCATGATATCCGGGAGCGGCGCCGCTTTCTCTATACCGCCACTGAGTATATTAATGGGATCACACTCAGACAGTGGATGAGCGATCACCCCAACCCCTCTCTGGTTGAGGTGCGCCAGATTGCCGAACAGATCATTCATGGAATGCGCACCTTCCACCGGATGGAGATGGTCCATCGAGACCTGAAGCCGGAAAATATCATGATCGATACCCATGGAACGGTCAAAATCATCGATTTTGGATCCACACGCATCTCGGGGGTTGAGGAGATTCGCTCTCCTGTCGACTATTCACGAATACACAGTACCCGAAACTATACAGCACCCGAGCTCTTCCAGGGAAATGCGGGTAGCCCCCTCTCCGACCAGTTCTCACTGGCGGTTATTCTCTATGAGATGCTATGCGGAAAACTCCCCTATGGGGATCTGGGTGACCACCCCTCGACCAGGAAGGCGGTGCAGAAAATTCACTCCCGCCATTTCACTGCCCCGCACCACTATCGGGATGATCTGCCCGATTGGATCAGCAGTACATTACGCAAGGCTCTCTCACCCTCACCAGTCGATCGTTATCCGGCGCTGTCCGAGATCCCGATAGATCTCAGGCAGCCCAACCCATCCTTTCAGCAGGAGTCGTTCCAGCCACTGATTGAGCGTGATCCACTGGTATTCTGGCGGACACTCGCATTGGTTCTGGCACTGGCCAATCTCATCTTGCTGACATTGCTTGGTACGTAA
- a CDS encoding NarK family nitrate/nitrite MFS transporter, which yields MNTGSINLLSFSGKTKVLHLSWIAFFITFVIWFNHAPLMAVMREQFGLTPQEVKTLLILNVALTIPARIIIGMLVDHFGPKIVYSILLALSGVLCFFYALSDSFEQLAVTRFLMGFVGAGFVIGIRMVSEWFPAREVGVAEGIYGGWGNFGSAAAALTLPTLALLFGGEDGWRYAIGSTGLVAILYSFIYYLNVSNTPKGSTYFKPKKSGAMEVSSKGDLILYLLMNLPMYGALAVLNWKLSPANLGLYGDGVALLLYGLLCSIYLIQSFKVLQVNRHVLKGDLPEIDRYSFKQVAMLDLAYLVTFGSELAVVSMLPLFFLDTFEITPVLAGMVASGFAFMNLVARPSGGLISDRFGRKRTLSILLLGLSIGYFALSHIDASWALPVAVAATMACSFFVQAGEGAVFAMVPLVKRRMTGQIAGMTGAYGNVGGVIFLTVLSFVEPALFFLTIAVSALVILVLIQLFLDEPEGHMAEVLPDGTVELIEVK from the coding sequence ATGAACACAGGAAGTATCAATCTGCTCTCTTTCAGCGGGAAGACCAAAGTTCTCCATCTCAGCTGGATCGCCTTCTTTATCACCTTTGTGATCTGGTTCAACCATGCGCCACTGATGGCGGTCATGCGTGAACAGTTTGGCCTCACCCCACAGGAGGTGAAGACCCTGCTGATTCTTAACGTGGCTCTCACCATCCCTGCCAGAATCATCATTGGAATGCTGGTGGACCACTTTGGCCCCAAGATCGTCTACTCCATCCTGCTGGCGCTCTCCGGAGTCCTCTGTTTTTTTTATGCACTGTCCGACAGCTTTGAGCAGCTGGCAGTCACCCGTTTTCTGATGGGATTTGTTGGCGCCGGCTTTGTGATTGGTATCCGTATGGTCAGCGAGTGGTTCCCCGCCCGAGAGGTCGGTGTTGCAGAGGGGATCTATGGCGGATGGGGCAACTTCGGCTCTGCCGCTGCAGCCCTGACCCTTCCCACTCTTGCGCTGCTGTTTGGTGGTGAGGATGGCTGGCGCTATGCCATCGGATCTACCGGCCTCGTCGCCATTCTCTACTCCTTCATCTATTACCTCAATGTCAGCAATACCCCGAAAGGATCCACCTACTTCAAGCCCAAAAAATCCGGAGCTATGGAGGTCTCCAGCAAGGGAGACCTTATTCTCTACCTGTTGATGAATCTTCCAATGTATGGCGCTCTGGCGGTGCTAAACTGGAAGCTGAGTCCGGCTAATCTGGGGCTCTATGGTGATGGGGTTGCTCTACTCCTCTATGGTCTGCTCTGTTCCATCTATCTGATCCAGAGCTTCAAGGTACTACAGGTCAACCGTCATGTGCTAAAGGGGGATCTGCCCGAGATTGACCGCTACTCATTCAAGCAGGTTGCAATGCTGGATCTTGCCTATCTAGTCACCTTCGGATCCGAGCTGGCCGTCGTCTCCATGCTTCCCCTCTTCTTCCTCGATACTTTTGAGATTACCCCGGTGCTGGCTGGAATGGTGGCCTCCGGTTTTGCATTCATGAACCTGGTGGCTCGCCCCAGTGGTGGATTGATCAGCGATCGCTTTGGACGCAAACGGACCCTCTCAATCCTGCTGCTAGGGCTCTCCATTGGCTACTTCGCGCTAAGCCATATTGATGCCAGTTGGGCTCTACCGGTCGCTGTAGCCGCCACCATGGCCTGCTCTTTCTTTGTTCAGGCCGGTGAAGGGGCGGTATTTGCAATGGTGCCACTCGTCAAACGGCGCATGACCGGACAGATTGCTGGAATGACAGGAGCCTATGGTAATGTAGGTGGCGTGATCTTCCTCACCGTGCTCTCCTTTGTTGAACCCGCCCTCTTCTTCCTCACCATTGCCGTATCTGCCCTGGTGATTCTGGTTCTGATTCAGCTCTTTCTTGATGAGCCCGAAGGACATATGGCCGAGGTGCTGCCGGACGGCACAGTTGAGCTGATTGAGGTGAAATAG
- a CDS encoding P-II family nitrogen regulator: protein MKMVTAIIKPFKLDDVREALSEIGVQGVTVTEVKGFGRQKGHTELYRGAEYTVDFLPKVKMEIAIPADLLDRTIETIRGAANTDKIGDGKIFVSSLEEVIRIRTGESGREAI, encoded by the coding sequence ATGAAAATGGTTACAGCCATCATAAAGCCCTTCAAGCTGGATGATGTTCGCGAGGCACTCTCTGAGATTGGAGTTCAGGGTGTCACAGTTACTGAGGTAAAAGGGTTTGGTCGTCAGAAGGGCCATACCGAGCTCTATCGAGGTGCAGAGTACACAGTTGATTTTCTCCCCAAGGTAAAGATGGAGATTGCAATTCCAGCAGATTTGCTTGACCGCACCATTGAGACGATTCGGGGTGCCGCCAATACCGACAAGATAGGGGATGGCAAGATATTTGTATCAAGCCTGGAAGAGGTTATCCGTATTCGCACTGGCGAGTCAGGTCGTGAAGCAATCTGA
- a CDS encoding ammonium transporter, which yields MENQIFELQYAMDTFYFLVSGALVMWMAAGFAMLEAGLVRSKNTTEILTKNVALFAIACIMYLVMGYELMYGGGGGTNYFLSSIMGGDSLVDDALKASAENGFGGDSVYSGASDFFFQVVFVATAMSIVSGAVAERMKLWAFLAFAVVMTGVIYPMEGSWTWGGQEVFGMFALEFSDFAGSGIVHMAGAAAALAGVLLLGARKGKYGKNGEVRAIPGANMPLATLGTFILWMGWFGFNGGSVLKLGDIASAHSVAMVFLNTNAAAAGGAIGALIIARMLFGKADLTMLLNGALAGLVAITAGPDTPTPLMATLFGMVAGVIVVFSIISLDKMRIDDPVGAISVHGVVGFFGLMIVPLTNDGATFMGQLVGAGVIFGWVFGSSLVVWALIKMLMGIRISEEEEEAGADFTECGLEAYPEFTNTGK from the coding sequence ATGGAAAATCAAATTTTTGAACTGCAGTATGCAATGGACACCTTCTATTTTCTGGTGTCTGGTGCATTGGTGATGTGGATGGCAGCAGGCTTTGCGATGTTGGAGGCGGGGCTGGTACGCTCAAAAAATACCACCGAGATTCTAACCAAGAATGTGGCGCTCTTTGCCATTGCCTGCATCATGTATCTGGTGATGGGGTATGAGCTGATGTATGGCGGGGGCGGAGGCACCAACTACTTCCTCTCCAGTATCATGGGTGGTGATAGTCTGGTAGATGATGCACTGAAAGCATCTGCAGAGAACGGTTTTGGTGGGGATTCTGTCTACTCCGGTGCTTCTGACTTCTTTTTCCAGGTAGTCTTTGTGGCAACTGCGATGTCAATTGTCTCTGGTGCAGTTGCAGAGCGCATGAAGCTCTGGGCATTTCTTGCTTTTGCAGTGGTGATGACCGGGGTTATCTATCCCATGGAAGGGTCGTGGACCTGGGGCGGTCAGGAGGTATTTGGAATGTTCGCCCTGGAGTTCAGTGACTTTGCAGGCTCCGGTATTGTCCATATGGCGGGCGCAGCAGCGGCACTGGCTGGCGTACTGTTGTTAGGTGCTCGAAAGGGCAAGTATGGCAAGAACGGTGAGGTCAGGGCTATTCCAGGTGCAAATATGCCATTGGCGACACTCGGAACATTTATCCTCTGGATGGGCTGGTTTGGATTTAATGGCGGATCTGTATTGAAGCTGGGCGATATCGCTAGTGCCCACTCTGTTGCAATGGTATTTCTGAACACCAATGCGGCAGCAGCTGGCGGTGCAATTGGTGCCCTAATTATTGCCCGCATGCTGTTTGGCAAGGCTGATCTGACCATGTTGCTCAATGGTGCGCTGGCTGGGCTGGTTGCGATTACCGCAGGCCCGGATACACCGACACCGTTGATGGCAACACTGTTTGGCATGGTTGCTGGTGTAATCGTAGTCTTCTCAATTATCTCTCTGGACAAGATGAGAATCGATGATCCTGTGGGCGCAATCTCTGTCCACGGAGTAGTCGGCTTCTTTGGTCTGATGATAGTACCGCTGACAAATGATGGCGCAACATTTATGGGCCAGTTGGTGGGCGCAGGGGTCATCTTTGGATGGGTCTTTGGCTCTAGCCTGGTAGTCTGGGCGCTGATCAAGATGCTTATGGGAATTCGCATCAGTGAGGAGGAGGAAGAGGCTGGTGCAGACTTCACCGAGTGTGGTCTGGAGGCATATCCAGAGTTCACCAATACGGGCAAATAA
- the arsC gene encoding arsenate reductase (glutaredoxin) (This arsenate reductase requires both glutathione and glutaredoxin to convert arsenate to arsenite, after which the efflux transporter formed by ArsA and ArsB can extrude the arsenite from the cell, providing resistance.), which translates to MSVKIYHNPKCSKCRQTLELIKNKSIEPEIVEYMNTPPTVDELDNILNMLGLEPEALMRKRETEYKESGLDQPGLSRSQQIEKMVAFPRVIERPIVVNDGKAAVGRPPEMVLDIL; encoded by the coding sequence ATGAGTGTGAAAATTTACCATAACCCAAAATGCTCCAAGTGTCGTCAGACCCTGGAGTTGATCAAAAATAAGAGTATTGAGCCTGAGATCGTGGAGTATATGAATACTCCGCCCACAGTAGATGAGCTGGATAATATTCTCAATATGTTGGGGCTGGAGCCAGAGGCATTGATGCGCAAAAGAGAGACAGAGTATAAGGAGTCTGGTCTGGATCAGCCAGGGCTAAGCCGTTCACAACAGATCGAAAAGATGGTTGCCTTCCCCAGAGTAATTGAGCGCCCTATTGTTGTTAACGATGGCAAGGCTGCTGTAGGCCGCCCACCAGAGATGGTGCTCGATATCCTGTAA
- a CDS encoding VacJ family lipoprotein — protein sequence MKKIALPVILLLAISAPLTTAWSAEDILDLDEVTVNDPLEGYNRAMFGFNEALDENILKPIAEGYHDLFPDPIERGISNFFSNLHEPFNILNNLLQFKLGDAASDTVRFGINTTIGIAGLFDVATAAGLTKHDEDLGQTLAVWGVGSGPYFVIPVLGPSTIRDAFGTGTEMWIGNTVEVDDTQIFKLTDEIDSEGTRNTLFVTKAISTRADLLGTKEIIDDASFDPYAFMRDSYLQKREDLIFDGNAPLPELPEDF from the coding sequence ATGAAAAAAATTGCGCTCCCAGTTATCCTGCTATTGGCTATATCGGCCCCTCTTACAACCGCATGGTCTGCGGAGGATATACTGGATTTAGACGAGGTAACAGTAAATGATCCTCTGGAAGGGTATAACAGAGCCATGTTTGGGTTTAATGAGGCCCTGGACGAGAATATTCTGAAACCGATTGCGGAGGGGTACCATGACCTCTTTCCTGATCCTATTGAGCGTGGCATCAGCAACTTCTTCAGCAATCTGCACGAGCCATTCAACATTCTTAATAATCTGCTTCAGTTCAAACTGGGAGATGCCGCATCCGACACAGTACGCTTTGGTATCAACACAACCATAGGAATTGCCGGACTGTTTGACGTTGCTACCGCGGCAGGCCTCACAAAGCATGACGAGGATCTGGGGCAGACACTTGCCGTATGGGGTGTTGGTAGTGGGCCATACTTTGTAATCCCTGTTCTGGGCCCAAGCACAATACGTGATGCTTTTGGAACAGGTACGGAGATGTGGATCGGAAATACCGTAGAGGTTGATGATACCCAAATCTTCAAGCTCACTGACGAGATAGACTCAGAAGGGACAAGAAACACCCTGTTTGTTACCAAGGCAATCAGTACCCGTGCAGATCTGCTGGGCACGAAAGAGATCATTGACGATGCAAGCTTTGATCCCTATGCCTTCATGCGTGACTCCTACCTGCAGAAACGTGAAGATCTGATCTTTGATGGCAATGCTCCGCTTCCTGAGCTTCCAGAAGACTTTTAA
- a CDS encoding YdcF family protein, giving the protein MTETIRLIEAWLMPPGGVLLVLMLALLVASRRRRFATTLIWAATSALYLFSTPWMMFKLAEQLETISPLQEMPVLERGQLAAIVVLGGGRYTAAPEFGRDVVGTSTLARLRYGAYLHRQTALPILVTGGTPLNEAAPESQLMADSLRDDFAIADVWQENKSINTWEHARFVPPVLRQKGVSTVVLVTHASHLPRALRVFQSSPEMEGMTIIPAPTAFTTKGKMDHGFGMWRPSAGALSKNVTFLHEWGGMLWYQIRYSADT; this is encoded by the coding sequence ATGACCGAGACAATAAGATTGATTGAAGCCTGGTTAATGCCGCCGGGGGGAGTGCTGCTGGTACTTATGTTGGCACTATTGGTTGCCTCAAGGAGACGACGATTTGCCACAACATTAATATGGGCGGCAACCAGCGCGCTCTATCTGTTCAGCACGCCGTGGATGATGTTTAAGTTGGCAGAGCAACTAGAGACTATTTCTCCCCTACAGGAGATGCCAGTGTTGGAGAGAGGCCAGTTGGCGGCCATCGTTGTTTTGGGAGGCGGACGCTATACTGCAGCACCTGAATTTGGTCGTGATGTGGTGGGGACATCAACCTTGGCAAGGTTGCGATATGGGGCCTATCTGCACAGGCAGACTGCACTTCCAATTCTTGTTACTGGTGGTACGCCTCTGAACGAGGCTGCCCCGGAATCGCAACTGATGGCCGATAGTCTTAGGGATGACTTTGCGATCGCTGATGTCTGGCAGGAGAACAAGAGCATTAATACCTGGGAGCATGCCCGTTTTGTTCCTCCTGTTCTTAGGCAGAAGGGGGTCTCTACAGTGGTATTGGTAACCCATGCATCCCATTTGCCGCGTGCACTGCGGGTTTTCCAGAGCTCTCCGGAGATGGAGGGGATGACCATAATACCGGCACCAACGGCCTTTACCACCAAAGGGAAGATGGATCATGGTTTTGGGATGTGGCGCCCAAGTGCTGGTGCACTGAGTAAAAACGTAACTTTTCTCCATGAGTGGGGCGGCATGCTCTGGTACCAGATCAGATATTCGGCCGACACCTAG
- the mnmG gene encoding tRNA uridine-5-carboxymethylaminomethyl(34) synthesis enzyme MnmG yields the protein MDYPDKFDVIIIGGGHAGTEAALAAARMGVRTLLLTHNIETLGQMSCNPAIGGIGKGHLVKEVDALGGFMAHAADRSGIQFRTLNRSKGAAVQATRAQADRQLYKQAVRGALENQPNLTIFQQSVDDLLLDGDCVVGVESQAGIRFSAPSVVLTAGTFLNGVIHVGLSNMSGGRMGDPPSFKLAERLRELPFRARRLKTGTPPRIDGRTIDYGLLDEQPGDKPLPVFSYLGDLSEHPQQISCWITHTNERTHEIIRGGLDRSPMYSGVIEGVGPRYCPSVEDKVVRFSERESHQIFVEPEGLNTHEVYPNGISTSLPFDIQLDLVRSIRGLEKAHITRPGYAIEYDFFDPRDLRPSLETKALHGLFFAGQINGTTGYEEAAAQGLVAGCNAARRAQNREAWSPRREESYIGVLIDDLITRGTNEPYRMFTSRAEYRLLLREDNADLRLTEQGRELGMVDNQRWDAFRQKRDLIANEQQRLRESWVRPQTVTESEAIRVLGDKMRREHSLMDLLSRPKVGYRELVSMDGVDDPGLDQAVIEQVEIQAKYAGYIERQQQEIEKNRRHEEMRLPDSLDYRQVSGLSIEIQEKLEKQSPETLGQAGRIPGMTPAALSLLRVHLKKRDLQKRAAT from the coding sequence ATGGATTATCCAGATAAGTTTGATGTCATCATTATTGGCGGCGGCCATGCCGGCACTGAGGCCGCGCTGGCGGCAGCCCGCATGGGTGTACGCACGCTGCTATTGACTCACAACATAGAGACTCTGGGGCAGATGAGCTGCAATCCGGCAATTGGTGGGATTGGTAAAGGGCATCTGGTCAAGGAGGTGGATGCGCTTGGTGGTTTTATGGCGCATGCTGCAGATCGTTCTGGCATTCAGTTCCGCACTCTCAACCGCAGTAAAGGGGCTGCTGTACAGGCAACCAGGGCTCAGGCAGATCGCCAATTATATAAACAGGCGGTAAGGGGTGCTCTTGAAAACCAGCCCAATCTGACAATTTTTCAACAGTCGGTTGATGACCTGTTGCTTGATGGTGATTGTGTTGTTGGGGTAGAGAGTCAAGCGGGGATACGTTTTTCTGCACCATCTGTTGTGCTGACTGCAGGCACTTTTCTGAATGGGGTAATCCATGTGGGGCTCTCCAATATGTCTGGTGGACGCATGGGTGATCCTCCATCATTCAAGCTTGCAGAGAGATTGCGTGAGCTACCATTTAGGGCGCGGCGACTAAAAACCGGTACCCCGCCCCGTATTGACGGACGTACTATTGACTATGGACTGCTTGATGAGCAGCCAGGCGATAAGCCGCTGCCGGTATTCTCCTATCTGGGAGATCTTTCGGAGCATCCCCAACAGATTTCATGCTGGATAACACATACCAATGAGCGGACACATGAAATCATTCGTGGTGGATTGGATCGATCCCCCATGTACAGCGGAGTAATTGAGGGAGTTGGCCCACGCTACTGTCCATCTGTTGAGGATAAAGTGGTCCGTTTCTCGGAGCGAGAATCACATCAGATCTTTGTAGAGCCTGAGGGGCTCAACACCCATGAGGTATATCCCAATGGAATCTCAACCAGTCTGCCTTTTGATATTCAGCTTGACCTTGTTCGCTCTATAAGAGGCCTTGAAAAGGCGCACATCACACGGCCAGGTTATGCCATAGAGTATGACTTTTTTGATCCACGTGATCTGAGACCGTCACTGGAGACCAAAGCCCTGCATGGACTGTTCTTTGCTGGTCAGATTAATGGTACAACCGGATATGAAGAGGCCGCTGCCCAGGGGCTGGTGGCGGGGTGTAATGCTGCACGGAGGGCACAAAACCGGGAGGCATGGTCTCCCAGGCGTGAGGAGTCATATATCGGGGTTTTGATTGATGACCTGATTACCCGTGGCACCAATGAGCCATATCGCATGTTTACCAGCAGGGCGGAGTACAGGCTGTTGTTGCGAGAAGACAATGCTGATCTGCGGCTGACAGAACAGGGGCGTGAATTAGGTATGGTTGATAACCAACGATGGGATGCTTTTCGGCAAAAAAGGGATTTAATTGCGAACGAGCAGCAACGATTACGAGAGAGCTGGGTTCGCCCTCAAACAGTGACAGAGAGTGAGGCGATACGAGTGCTGGGAGATAAGATGCGCCGTGAACATAGCCTTATGGACCTACTGAGTCGCCCCAAAGTTGGTTATCGTGAACTTGTGAGCATGGATGGAGTGGATGACCCGGGGCTGGATCAAGCTGTGATAGAGCAGGTGGAGATTCAGGCCAAATATGCGGGCTATATTGAACGTCAGCAGCAGGAGATTGAGAAGAACAGGCGTCATGAGGAGATGAGGCTGCCTGACTCACTGGATTATCGACAGGTCTCAGGGCTCTCCATTGAGATTCAAGAGAAGCTGGAGAAACAGTCTCCAGAAACCCTGGGTCAGGCCGGAAGAATTCCAGGAATGACGCCAGCTGCACTCTCTCTGTTACGTGTTCATCTAAAAAAACGAGACCTCCAAAAGAGGGCTGCTACGTGA
- the rsmG gene encoding 16S rRNA (guanine(527)-N(7))-methyltransferase RsmG: MAVAAEEMGVDLTASDQQQIERYLQLLTRWNRVYNLTAIRDPAKMVTHHILDSFSVIPFLSGKRIVDLGSGAGLPGIPIAIMHPDMEVVMVDSNIKKSRFIQQAILELGLSNASVVHSRVEDIVEGQPFDTVVSRAFTSLSNFLVTSLPLLKAGGRAVAMKGKWPEEEGGEVISGFELEQAVPVKGPGIHAERHMVVCSRQ; the protein is encoded by the coding sequence ATGGCTGTAGCAGCAGAAGAGATGGGTGTTGATCTGACAGCCAGTGACCAACAGCAGATTGAGCGCTATCTACAACTGCTGACACGATGGAACAGAGTATATAACCTGACTGCTATTCGTGATCCCGCAAAGATGGTGACCCACCATATTCTTGACAGCTTTTCCGTTATCCCTTTTTTATCGGGCAAGCGCATTGTCGATCTGGGAAGCGGGGCAGGCCTTCCGGGTATTCCCATCGCGATAATGCATCCTGATATGGAGGTGGTTATGGTGGATAGCAACATTAAAAAGAGCCGTTTTATCCAGCAGGCAATTCTTGAGCTGGGCTTGTCAAACGCATCTGTTGTACACTCTCGAGTTGAAGATATTGTTGAGGGCCAGCCATTTGATACAGTTGTCTCTAGAGCATTTACCTCATTGAGCAATTTTCTTGTGACATCGTTACCTCTACTGAAAGCTGGTGGAAGAGCTGTTGCAATGAAAGGAAAATGGCCTGAAGAGGAGGGTGGTGAGGTGATCAGTGGTTTTGAGTTGGAGCAGGCGGTTCCGGTTAAGGGGCCGGGCATCCATGCAGAGAGGCACATGGTTGTTTGCAGCAGGCAGTAA
- a CDS encoding ParA family protein, whose translation MSKIYAIANQKGGGGKTTTAVNLASALGYFEEKVLLIDLDPQGNATTGSGIDKQFVEWSGVDVLLGDVSIQEAIQKTDGAGYDLLAANSELTAAEVELMAVEDRFQRLSTALQEVSTEYSYVLIDCPPTLNILTLNAFVASHGVIVPLQCEYYALEGLTALMETMGRVQETQNPGLRLQGIVRTMYDARNRLSVEVSEQLMSHFGDQVYETVIPRNVTLAEAPSYGRPIIHYAPSSRGAYAYVDLAAEILERAEKEVKQSENGVDE comes from the coding sequence ATGAGCAAGATTTACGCAATAGCAAACCAGAAAGGGGGGGGAGGCAAGACCACTACGGCAGTCAACCTTGCGTCTGCTCTTGGCTATTTTGAAGAGAAGGTATTGCTGATCGATCTGGATCCACAGGGTAATGCGACTACGGGCAGCGGCATTGACAAGCAGTTTGTGGAGTGGAGCGGTGTGGATGTGTTGTTGGGTGATGTGTCCATCCAGGAGGCGATTCAGAAAACAGATGGAGCGGGCTATGATCTGCTGGCGGCCAATAGTGAATTGACAGCCGCAGAGGTTGAGCTTATGGCGGTGGAGGACCGTTTCCAGCGCCTTTCAACGGCACTTCAAGAGGTATCAACCGAATATAGTTATGTCCTTATTGACTGCCCACCAACTCTGAACATTTTGACTTTGAACGCATTTGTTGCATCACATGGGGTGATTGTGCCTCTGCAATGTGAATATTATGCGCTGGAGGGGCTGACTGCACTGATGGAGACGATGGGGAGAGTACAAGAGACCCAAAATCCTGGCCTGAGGCTGCAGGGTATCGTTCGTACCATGTATGATGCAAGAAACCGTCTTTCGGTAGAGGTCTCGGAGCAGTTGATGTCCCATTTTGGTGATCAGGTTTATGAGACGGTGATTCCGAGAAATGTAACACTGGCGGAGGCACCCAGTTATGGCAGGCCCATAATCCACTATGCGCCGTCTTCTCGAGGAGCCTATGCGTATGTCGACCTGGCGGCAGAGATCCTGGAGCGCGCAGAGAAGGAAGTTAAACAGTCTGAAAATGGAGTTGATGAGTGA